The Coturnix japonica isolate 7356 chromosome 6, Coturnix japonica 2.1, whole genome shotgun sequence genomic sequence GGTACCTGGAGCTTGAGCTCGAGTACCCCTTCCCAGTGGCACTGCCTTACGATGGGATCTGTGCGGGTAGGCAtgggcagggggttggagccCAGTTGCCTGCAGCCATGGGGACCCTATTCACGTGCTCAACTGGACGAGCCAGTTTTACTGatgttattttcctccttttcccacTCCAGCAATTGGCCGGACTCTGATACCCCGTTACTTCCGCAGCATCTTTGAAGGAGGGGCCACAGAGCTCTACTATGTGCTCAAACACCCCAAGGAATCCTTCCATAACAACTTCGTCTCTCTGGACTGCGACCAGTGCACCATGGTCACCCAGCATGGCAAGCCCATGTTCACCCAGGTACACCCCAGCCCCCACGTGTCTCAGTTTGCTACTGACTTGCGGTGGCAGTGGTGACATGAAATGAGGGATGGGCACTGATTTCCATGGCTTTGTGCTGAGCTGGTGGAGCTGTGCCACAAGTACCACACTACAAAGACAGCCTGCCTTGCAGCATCCCTTGGGCACAGGTCCCCTGTCTGTGCAGGCTCCTGGGTTTGCTTTGTGCTGAGACCCCTGCCAGGCAGTCTGAAGCAGAGGGGAGGGTGTCGTGGTGTGCAGGAGCAGTGGGTTCTCTGGGTTCTCAGGGTTctgggctgggggagcagagTGGCAGTGTGTGTCTGACACTGTGCCCTGCCCAGGTGTGCGTGGAGGGGCGGCTCTACCTGGAGTTCATGTTTGATGACATGATGAGGATAAAGACGTGGCATTTCAGCATCCGCCAGCATCGAGAGCTTATCCCCCGCAGCATCCTTGCCATGCATGTGAGTACCACTCCTTCCAGTGCAAGGGAGGTTTGCTGGGCTCCTTTCCTGGCTGCACAAGCAAGGCCCCCCATCACCCATGACAGGATGGGGCACAGGGGACAATCCCCTGCTGAGTGCTGTCTCTCTCGCCCCTAGGCACAGGACCCCCAGATGCTGGACCAGTTATCCAAGAACATCACCCGCTGTGGGCTCTCAAACTCCACACTCAACTACCTCCGAGTACGTGTGCCGGGAGCAGAGTGGGCTGTGCTTGGGGGTTCTGGAAGAGGGGCAGATGATGCATAACAGTGGGGCAGCAAATTTGCCAGAGCCTGAGCTCTGCATGAGGCTTGGGTCACCGCAACATGGCAGAGGGGCTCTTTGCTTTGGCAGTGTCTAACCTTGTGTCTGTCTGCACCCTCCAGCTCTGTGTAATCCTAGAACCAATGCAGGAGCTCATGTCACGGCACAAGACCTACAGCCTCAGTCCCCGGGACTGTCTCAAGACCTGCCTGTTCCAGAAGTGGCAGCGGATGGTCGCGCCGCCTGGTGAGTgtggctgcctgctgggctgtgtggtGCGGGTGGGAGGAGGTGGTGCTGGCAGAGGGGTTGGGGGGCACTCAGCTGGGGCTGACCGACTGCCTCTCCCTCCTGGCCCAGCGGAGCCGGCACGGCAGCAGCCCAGCAAGCGCCGGAAAAGGAAGATGTCGGGGGGCAGCACTATGAGCTCCGGTGGTGGAAAcaccaacaacagcaacagcaagaaGAAGAGCCCCGCCAGCACCTTCGCCCTGTCCAGTCAGGTACCTGTAAGCATCCCTTTTccattctctcttccttccccgGGATGGAGGGGTGGGCTTCCAGCCCCAGGGAGTAGCTAAGGGAcatccccagggctgcctgTCTGAGCCCCCCCGGCCCTCTCCTGCTGATGGGGaaaagcagggagcagccccagggctcccCTCCGTCCCCCACCTCTGCCTTGGACCCTGCAGAGTGTGAGTCACAGCCCAGGGATGGAGGCGAGGGGGCGGCCCTGAAGCTGAGAAAGGGGCTGTGTTGCTGGGAGGGGGCGTCTGGCGGCCGGGGTTCCCCCCACCTCGATTATGTTTCGGGACCGTCTCCCCTTTCAGGATGTGATGGTGGTAGGCGAGCCCACGCTGATGGGGGGGGAGTTCGGGGACGAGGACGAGCGGCTCATCACCCGGCTGGAGAACACGCAGTTCGACGCCGCCAACGGCATCGACGACGAGGACAGCTTCAACAACTCGCCCGCGCTGGGGGCCAACAGCCCCTGGAACAGCAAACCGCCCTCCAGCCAGGAGAGCAAGTCAGAGAACCCCACGTCGCAGGCGTCGCAGTAAcggccccgcgccccccccGCGGACTCAGTCCCAACCGATCTACCTGTACATTTGCAACGGAGAGTGACTGGGAAGCGGCGAGGTACTGGGGCGGATCGGCGCCGCGCCACGGCGGGACCCACGGCCGGGGGCTCGCTCCTGCCGCTGCCTCCCCGCTGCCCCCACGCCTGCTGCCCCCAGACCCAGGGCAGGGGCGGGTATCGGGGCCGTAGCTTCGTTATTcccccttcttcctcttcctcctccctgcttcTTCATCCCCGGAGAGCCTCTCATGTCCCGTCCCTCCGTGCCCAGCCCCTGCCTGCTGAACGGGGCACGGCGGGGCTGCAGACCCCCCTGCGGCGGGGTCCggccttccttctcctctcccctcttgggtctgacagcagtgtttgctgtgtgCGCATCTCCACGTGTGCGCACCTCCAGCCCggcctggggctggggggctgcccAAGGACAAAGCCCCAAGTGCTGTGGTGTCGGGGGTCGCTCACCGGGCATTCCCCACTCTCCTGCCCCCCAACTCGGTCCCCGTCCCGTCGCTCCCCCCGGCAGGGCCCTGCTGGGGACTGTGTACATAGGAAGCGCCCAGCAGGGAGGGAGctgaggggtggggggggtccatgGCCAGCGGCCCCCACGTCTCCACTCGGAGTCCCTTGGTGACCTCCGGCTCCCACAACCTCCTACTTctgtctgtttcattttgttttgttttttttttttaataatattattaaaattgtaagtttaaaaaacacacaaaaaaatgggACAAGCCTTCCCCTTGCCCACCCCCCTCCCTGGCCAGTgccctcccccccttcccctccctgccctcagcGCTCTCACCCTGTCCTGACTTTTGTACAGGCTTCTTCTCTTGGGAGTCTCGTTTTATATCCAGTTCGGAGAGCTTCAAACCAAGGAGAGACTTTGCAGACTTCCTTTCTAATCCCTCCAGGGGGTGTTGGGGGGCAGCCCCCCGCCTCCCTCCTCCATGTAAATCTTGTGTGCTGTtgtcccctctcctccccccccccatcccccgGTTCGTGTACCTCGTGCTTGTACATTTCCGCGCTGTAGACAGTGTGTACGATACCGTTCTTTCAATGTGTTATCACTAGAGCAGGTGCCTCCATTGATGTTAGGGGaaacaaggagaagaagaagaaatttttttcggattttttttttcttttggtttaaaaaaaaaggaaaaaaaggaaaaaaaaaaatgatttcctTCCAAGGCTTCTGCCAAGGTGAAGAGTGAAGGTGatggggagggtggggaggggtgTTCACCAGTCCCCCCTGCATCCTCAGTAGGGCACtgtgggctgagctgggggTCTGGCTGCATGTGTGCCCCCCTGGCACGTCCCCAGGTTGGGAGTGCGGCGGGTGCTGCCCTGGGGGGTGGATGGGGATGTGCTGGGTGCACGTGTGcaagaatgtgtgtgtgtgggagcGCTGAgagtgagtgtgcaagggaATGGCTTGGGGGGGGTCTGCACTCTTCTCTCTGCCATCCCCCTCCCAGTGCCATGCTGGGGGGGCATCAGCCTGGGAGCCCCACAGATCTGGGTGGGAGCCGTCAAGGGATGTCCTGTGAGCACAGGGGCTCTGGGTGCAACCTGTGTCTCACCCAGGTCAggggtggctgtgctgggggaccCCATGTCGTCCCCCACCCCCTCCTGTGAGGTTGGAAGATGGTGCCTGAGcccctcagctcagccctggccTCATCCCAAGTCCCTCTTGGGGGCTGAGGTCTCAGCCCTGCAGACCCCCAGCCCCAAGCACAGGGACACCAGGGGAGGCTCCGATGGCACCGGGGCGGGGGTTCTGCTTTGCAGTTAGGTACGATGGGTGCTGGGGTTCCCACGGAGTGGTGACATGCCCCCTTGCTGCCCACCCCCTCCCCAGGCACACTgtaatgcctttttctttcttttttttttttttttttcttcctcccccctccctccatAGTTTGTGCCATTTATGAGTCATGTATGGTACCAATAAAACAACTTTTCGGTTTCAGGCTGTCCCGAGCACTTATTTCTGAGCCCAGGGCCTGTGGGTGCCACGTGCAGGTGCCAAGGTGTGACCCCAAACCTTTGAGGTTTCAGCTCCTGGGTGGCTGCACTGGGGGGCACTTCAGCCTTCACCACCCCCCACCCTGGCCATGAGCACCAGGAAACAGCTTAGGGATGTTCCTGCACAGGGTGTCAGCACCAGGAAGGGGATGAGCACCGTGTGCCTCCACACCCTGGGGTAAAGCAGCCGGAAAAAAATCTACCCTAAAACCTCTGGGTAGTCCCATGGCAGCCCCTACGCTGAACAAGCCAAGTTTATGCAgttttttccctgtttattttttccttaggaTATTGCATCCTTTCCTGTCTCAGGGCCCACGCTGAGCTAGAGGGAACTGCGGGCACCCAGCGCTGggtggggagcaggaggggagcCACCAAGCTGCCTCCAACCCATGgcagtgagagctgcagtggggcagggcATGGGGGGATGGCTCAGGTACGGCTCCCCAGCACCTGTCCCAGAGCGAGGCACCAACAGCAGCGGCTCATGCAGGATGTGGGGATGGGAAGGTGATGGGGGCTCCGGGAGGGGCAGGTGTGGggtgttgggatgggatgggcagcagcgGGTGGGTGAGCTCTGGGGGTCCCATGGGATCGCGCTTGggacatgctgctgctgctggtggtggccCTGACCCGGACACGGGATGGCCAGGAGCCAGGCGGTGGCTGGGACAGGGTGGGGCGATACATTTACCAGTGCAGGGCTTTTCAGTCACTGGGCTGAAACTGAAACGAGCTGCAGGGCCAGGCCAGGCGTTAGCTGTGCGGCGGAGCAACGCAGGACACAGTAAGTGCTTTATCCCCACCTTTCCCCCCAGAGCCCCTCTGCTTCCCCCTGGGCGCACCACTCTGCCAACACCCCTCCCGTATCCCAACCCCAggctgtgggatgtgggatattTCCCCCGCGTTTCCTGCTCGGGGATGGGTGGCAGGGTGTGAAGTAGCTGTGCCACCTCCTCGTCCCCTCTCTGCTCAGGTGCCGCCATGGAGCTGGGGAACATCTCGCAGCCCGTGTACGGCCCCGGCCTCGAGGAGCCGAGCAGCAACACGCCGGGGCTGGTCCGCATGGTGCACGGCTTCCTGCGCATGGTGCAGCCCCACGGCCTCCCCTTGGGTGCGTGCAGGGGGTCCCTGGGCCACCTGAGTCATCTGTGGTGGGGTCGGGAGGGTTTCACATTGTGTCACGCAGCACAGAGGCAACCCATAATGGGTCCATAGGAGAAGGTAGGGCAGGACCTGGAAGTGGAGCAAACAGCACAGGGGGGGACTTTGCCCCCGTCCATGCAGAATACTTTATTACCATCCCAGGTGTCACGTGCACACTGCCAGCGTGATGTCAGAGCATCCCCTGGAGCCTCCAAAACAGACAGTTTGGGACTGATGATGCTGCCCCTGGGTGCCAAAGGGCTGCGTGGGGCCACAGCCGGGGAGGGACAGTCGGAAGGGGAAAGGTGCCAGCATGCGCTGCCCAGAGCCACCAAGCTGGGTGGTGCTGAGTCCCAGAGCtgtgttagggttagggttggaGTTAGGGCTGGGGTTGGAGTTAGGGCTGGGGTTAGGGCGGGTGCCCTCTCACGACCCTTTTTGCTCCCTGTCCCCAGAGCTAATAGCAGATCTGGCACAGACACAGAACGAGGTGGAGACCGAGGAGCTTATAAAGGAGGTGAGCGTGCAGCCGGGGTGCCGagtcccatcccaccccacgGGATCCTCGAAGGTCCGGGGGTGTCAGCCTCGTGCCTTTCTCCCTCTCACAGGTTCTACTTTACGAGCTGGGCTTCCTGGTGTGCGCTGCCATCGGGCTGCTCTTCGTGGTGGTGGTGCCCGTGGTGggatgctgcttctgctgctgccgATGCTGCGGGCGCTGCGGGGGTCGCATGTCCCAGAAGCGGGACCGGTGGACGCGCAGCCGACGCCGTGTGCTGTACAGCGCCGTGCTGCTGGTGTCGGCGCTCGTGCTGTGAGTCGGCCGGGCCTCGCCAGGAAGCCGCCGCTCTTTGCAGGAGCGGCTCCGGCGCGGAGGGACAAAGGAGAGGAAGCGGTGGCGGTGGGGAGCGGGCCCGAGGGGCAGAGCCCTTCCCGGCAGCTTCGCAGCGGGGCTCCGCGCGTCTCCCCGTAGCGGGAGGGGCGGGGTTGGGCGCGGATGCGTCCCCGTGCACGTCCCGCAGGGTCCCTCGTTGGGGTCTCAGCGGCGCGTTCTGCATTTGGAGGGGCCGGGCGAGGACGTCGGTTCGCCGCTCCTCCCGCTGAGCCCACCGCCCGTTTCCTACAGGGCCGGCGATGTGTGCGCCTCCATCAGCAGCGTCCGCTTCTCGCAGTCCGTGAGAAGCGCCTTCCTCAACATCGACAGCACCGTGCACGACCTCCGCTCGTACCTGCTTTCCATCCCCCAGGCACGCTGCATCCCCAGCGGGGCACGAGGGGGGGCAGCCCCGGGGCTGAGGGTGGAGGGGGGTCCCCAAGGAGTCCCCACCCCACTCTGATGCCCCATCTCTTCCCCTGCAGCAAGTCAGCTTTGTCATCGACAGCAGCAACGTCCCGTTGGGCAACACCAATAACAGCCTGCAGAGTGAGTGTGCACAGTgatggggggatttggggatggctggggatgctgggctGGCATGGCCCTGTTTCCTGGACTCCAGCACATTGCTGTGGGATGAGGTTTGGGGTGAGGGCAGTGCTTCCAGCAGCTCCCCTGCAAGGCACgggctgctcagtgcagtcCAAGGGGGGTCCTGCACTGACAGCTCCCCCCAATCTCCACAGACATCGGGCCCCTCCTGGGCGGCAGCATCGCCTCCAGGATCAGGAGCAGCACGGATGAGGCAGTGGGATCCCTGCACAGCCTTCTGGGAGGTGATGTCCCACTGACTCTGAGGGAGCATTGGGGAACactggggggatatgggggctgagggctgggctgggggcgCACGTGGAGCTTTGGAAAAGGCCCCTGGGGAGGGGTATGCCTGCCCATCCCCACTCTGGGTGGAACACTGGCACTTTGGGGTGTATTTCTGGATGTCCCTTGCTGCCTCTTCAGCGATGGAGATGCTGGCGTCCACCTTTGGCACCATCAACAGCACCCGCCAACGCCTGGAGGAGCTACAGGGCACCTATGATGGGCAGCTGGGCACACTGCGAGAGAGCATCAAGAGCACCCTGCAGCGCTGcgggcagccctgcagcaccacctCACCCAACGGTGTGGCCTTCAGGGCCAACTACAGCACAGTGAGTTCTGGGGGGACACGGGTgtcccccacctccctgcccaGTCTGCGGCCCCCTCACcctgagctgtgcctgcaggtgCCCGgtgtggagcagcagctggaggcgCTGCGGGATGTGCTGGACAGTGGCATAGAGGGGGACTTGGAGGTGAGGGGTTGCATTGGGGGAGTGTGAAGGGCTGCACAGAGGGAAGGGCAGGGTGGGTGCCTGAGGCTGGGGGAGTGCACAAGTCCTGTGCTGTCCATGGATGGCTGGGAGGGGGTTGGGAGCTGAATGCTGTCCCTGTGCAGGTGATCAGCGTGCTGGAGCAGACCCCCAGAAAGGTGCAAGAGCAGTCTCAGGACATGGTGACACGTAAGCAGGGCCACCATGCTAATGTTTGGCCATGGAGACCAAGCATACCATCCTCTCCTTGGGTTCCTGCTGACCCTGAAGAGCAGGGTGTAGGTGGCCACTCCATCACCAACCCATCCTTGCCCCCATGCCCTGCAGGGACCCAGGAGCAGCTGGGTCACATCAGGCAGAAGATTCGCGACATGCAGGACCAGATGCCTCTGCAAAATGTGGAGGAGAGTGTCGGGAACCTGGTGAACCAAACCAGTGCCTGGCTGGGGGAAAACCAGAACACCATCACCAACTTGGATGGGATCAGGTAGGGGGGCTGCTCCATCTACCCCCCATCCCTGGGCATTCCCCTCTTGTTGGGCTCTGAGCCCAAACTGTCCCCATCCTCCTGCTCCAGGTGGGGCGTGtgtgtcctgctgtgctgcatggtgctgctggtggtcCTGTGCAACACCTgcgggctgctgctgggaccGCTGGGGCACAAGGAGAGCACGCCGCCCACCCAGCGCGGCTGCCTCTCCAACACTGGAGGGAACTTCTTCATGGCGTGAGTGAGGCTCCCAGGCAGGGATGTGGGTGGGGGTGTGCAGGCTGCACGCTCCCTGTGCTGATGAAGCTCTGTCCCACAGAGGGGTGGGCTTCAGCTTCATCTTCTCCtggctgctgatgctgctggtgctgctcaccTTCTTCCTGGGAGGGAACATCTATATGTTGGTCTGTGAGTCCTGGCgcagccagcagctcttccaggtGGGCTCccctctcctctgctttcacccagggctggggcagcttTGAGGGCTCTCCCTGGTCTCTCACCCTGCACCATGACTGGTTGCTCCATTCTTTCCCTGGGACCCAGCTGGTGGATAGCCCCGGCCTCATCCCTGGCTTCAACTTCTCGGAGGTGCTGGGTGACGAGAGTGGCACCGTCAACTTCTCGCAGATCTACAGGTGggcacagctatggggcacagctatggggcacagctatggggcacagctaTGGGCAGCTCCCCCAGCGTGGGTCCCTCTGGGCCTGGAGCTTGTCCTGGGACTGTGTGCAGGGAAGGAGTGAGGTGTCCCCTGGGTGAGGACATGCCCTGAGGGGGCACCTGGCTCaatcccagccctgtgcccaaTCCCACAGGCAGTGCCAGCAAGATGCTGCCCTATGGCAGACGCTGCACCTGGACCAGAGGGTGTCCTTGGATGAGCTCCTGAACATCAGCCAGGTGAGTGCCAAGGGGGGACACAACACAGGTAGGGGCACGGGGCTGGCACTGTATCAAGCCACTCCTCATGGCACCCCTTACCCTGCAGTACACAGAGAAGATCTCAGTGGATTTCCAGAAGCTGAACATCACCCTGACCcccttctctgtgctgaacGAGAGccagagggagctgctgctgaatgccTGCCGCGATGCACAGCCCCCCAACTTCACCCACACCCTGCAGCAGGTGTGGGGCTGCACTGGGATTGGGGGTCTGAGCACTCTCCCCTATGCTATGGGGTCCTGGCTCCATCCTGCCCCATGGGGATGGGgtgcagccctgctcacccCCACCCTGCCTCAGCACTGTGCCTTTCCCAGCTGGATCAGGGCATCACGGTGGGCAGCCTGCAGGATCTGGCCgtggagctggagcagctggtgCACAACGCGGTGAGACCCTGTCCTCAGGGCTGAGGGGTGTCCCCTGGCTGGGGGTTGTGGGGAGAGGAGCCCCCTGTGCTCCAGAGCAGGTGAGGGCTGGCTGTGGGATTTCTGCTATCTGGTGGGCACTGCTGAGAGCCTCTGCCTGCAGGGCACAAatgtgcaggaggagctgaaggcagaagctgctgagctgtgggagaTGGACAAGAAGCTGAACAACAGCTTCTCAGGGCTGCTGGTGAGTGATACCGGGAAGGGGAAGGTGCCCTGCTGGGTTGTTGGAGTGAGCCATGGGGAACACAGCTCCGTTTCTCTCTCCATCATCCCCAGAAAACCCTGAAGGAGAACATCCATCTGGCGCAgagccaggctgcccagctcGAGGTGAGCCACACATGGGGTAACCCTGCTCCTACACTCCCAATTATGGGGCTAACACACATCTTGGGGCACATCGGGGCTGTTTTATGGGACATGGAGTGGCCCTGTTGGTATGGCAGCTCAGAGATGCCGCATCTCACTGCGGCATGGGGTTGGGAAGATGCAGAAACCCCGCTACCCCATCgtgctgctgacagctcctTTTGTCTCAGGCACAGACAAACTCCACGTTGGACAAAGCCAGCACCACACAGGAGTTCCTggggagggagatggggaaCATCATCAAGAATGTGAGCTCACTTTGCCCCGCTGCAGGGCACCTGGGGGGATGTGACTGGATTGGCCCCACTGACACCCCACCTTGCAGGGATGCCATGCAGTGCCCAGAGGTCCCCCGTGCCCCCATGTGCCCCCACTTCTGGCAAGGGGTCTGGCAGTGTCttgcagccccattgctgccgGATTGAGGTGGCATGTTGGTTCCGATCCTGGCACAGAGGGGATGTGGGGCACAGCATGGGCTGGAGGTGCAGCATCCCCgctctctctctgccttcccacAGGAGACCTGGGCCTTTCTAGAACAGTTGCTGGGCTTCTTTGAGACCTATATTGACTGGGCCAAGATCAGTGTGAGTGAGCCTGACCTGGCTGGGCATGGGGATGGGTGGTGAGGTTTGGAGGACCACAATGTGACCTGTCCCAATTGTATCCCCAGCTGAGGACGGACATGGCACGCTGCAAGCCCATAGCCCAGAGCCTGGATAACGTGGAGGCCATCGCCTGTGACCACATCCTGGACTCTATGGTGAGACGGGTGTCACAAATGTGGGGTGGAAGATGGTGCTGATGGGGTGGCTGATGGCTATTCCTTGCTCCTAGAATGCCTTCTGGTTCAGCCTGGGCTGGTGCACTGTGTTTCTGCTGCCCAGCATCATCCTGTCCGTGCGACTCGCCAAGTTCTACCGCCGCATGGACATCGATGACAGTTACAGGTGAGGATCTGCCCCACCACGGTGCTGGTCTGGGGGTCTGCTCTGCAAACCATCCctcagcagaactgcagtggGGCTAAAGGAGCcgtgtgctgctggagcagtgaTGCTCGGGGACAGC encodes the following:
- the LDB1 gene encoding LIM domain-binding protein 1 isoform X1, with protein sequence MSVGCACPGCSSKSFKLYSPKEPPNGNAFPPFHPGTMLDRDVGPTPMYPPTYLEPGIGRHTPYGNQTDYRIFELNKRLQNWTEECDNLWWDAFTTEFFEDDAMLTITFCLEDGPKRYTIGRTLIPRYFRSIFEGGATELYYVLKHPKESFHNNFVSLDCDQCTMVTQHGKPMFTQVCVEGRLYLEFMFDDMMRIKTWHFSIRQHRELIPRSILAMHAQDPQMLDQLSKNITRCGLSNSTLNYLRLCVILEPMQELMSRHKTYSLSPRDCLKTCLFQKWQRMVAPPAEPARQQPSKRRKRKMSGGSTMSSGGGNTNNSNSKKKSPASTFALSSQVPDVMVVGEPTLMGGEFGDEDERLITRLENTQFDAANGIDDEDSFNNSPALGANSPWNSKPPSSQESKSENPTSQASQ
- the LDB1 gene encoding LIM domain-binding protein 1 isoform X2 gives rise to the protein MSVGCACPGCSSKSFKLYSPKEPPNGNAFPPFHPGTMLDRDVGPTPMYPPTYLEPGIGRHTPYGNQTDYRIFELNKRLQNWTEECDNLWWDAFTTEFFEDDAMLTITFCLEDGPKRYTIGRTLIPRYFRSIFEGGATELYYVLKHPKESFHNNFVSLDCDQCTMVTQHGKPMFTQVCVEGRLYLEFMFDDMMRIKTWHFSIRQHRELIPRSILAMHAQDPQMLDQLSKNITRCGLSNSTLNYLRLCVILEPMQELMSRHKTYSLSPRDCLKTCLFQKWQRMVAPPAEPARQQPSKRRKRKMSGGSTMSSGGGNTNNSNSKKKSPASTFALSSQDVMVVGEPTLMGGEFGDEDERLITRLENTQFDAANGIDDEDSFNNSPALGANSPWNSKPPSSQESKSENPTSQASQ
- the LDB1 gene encoding LIM domain-binding protein 1 isoform X3; protein product: MLDRDVGPTPMYPPTYLEPGIGRHTPYGNQTDYRIFELNKRLQNWTEECDNLWWDAFTTEFFEDDAMLTITFCLEDGPKRYTIGRTLIPRYFRSIFEGGATELYYVLKHPKESFHNNFVSLDCDQCTMVTQHGKPMFTQVCVEGRLYLEFMFDDMMRIKTWHFSIRQHRELIPRSILAMHAQDPQMLDQLSKNITRCGLSNSTLNYLRLCVILEPMQELMSRHKTYSLSPRDCLKTCLFQKWQRMVAPPAEPARQQPSKRRKRKMSGGSTMSSGGGNTNNSNSKKKSPASTFALSSQVPDVMVVGEPTLMGGEFGDEDERLITRLENTQFDAANGIDDEDSFNNSPALGANSPWNSKPPSSQESKSENPTSQASQ
- the LOC107315983 gene encoding prominin-1-A-like, which encodes MGSRLGHAAAAGGGPDPDTGWPGARRWLGQGGAIHLPVQGFSVTGLKLKRAAGPGQALAVRRSNAGHSAAMELGNISQPVYGPGLEEPSSNTPGLVRMVHGFLRMVQPHGLPLELIADLAQTQNEVETEELIKEVLLYELGFLVCAAIGLLFVVVVPVVGCCFCCCRCCGRCGGRMSQKRDRWTRSRRRVLYSAVLLVSALVLAGDVCASISSVRFSQSVRSAFLNIDSTVHDLRSYLLSIPQQVSFVIDSSNVPLGNTNNSLQNIGPLLGGSIASRIRSSTDEAVGSLHSLLGAMEMLASTFGTINSTRQRLEELQGTYDGQLGTLRESIKSTLQRCGQPCSTTSPNGVAFRANYSTVPGVEQQLEALRDVLDSGIEGDLEVISVLEQTPRKVQEQSQDMVTRTQEQLGHIRQKIRDMQDQMPLQNVEESVGNLVNQTSAWLGENQNTITNLDGIRWGVCVLLCCMVLLVVLCNTCGLLLGPLGHKESTPPTQRGCLSNTGGNFFMAGVGFSFIFSWLLMLLVLLTFFLGGNIYMLVCESWRSQQLFQLVDSPGLIPGFNFSEVLGDESGTVNFSQIYRQCQQDAALWQTLHLDQRVSLDELLNISQYTEKISVDFQKLNITLTPFSVLNESQRELLLNACRDAQPPNFTHTLQQLDQGITVGSLQDLAVELEQLVHNAGTNVQEELKAEAAELWEMDKKLNNSFSGLLKTLKENIHLAQSQAAQLEAQTNSTLDKASTTQEFLGREMGNIIKNETWAFLEQLLGFFETYIDWAKISLRTDMARCKPIAQSLDNVEAIACDHILDSMNAFWFSLGWCTVFLLPSIILSVRLAKFYRRMDIDDSYRNEAVEIGPAFNLYKIPRPATRH